Proteins found in one Elephas maximus indicus isolate mEleMax1 chromosome 11, mEleMax1 primary haplotype, whole genome shotgun sequence genomic segment:
- the SBSN gene encoding suprabasin, translating into MHPAILVRSCSLLLLLGALPGWAANNDPIEKVIEGINRGLSNAGREVDKALEGINNGITQAGREVEKVFNGLSNMGNYAGKEPDKGINNGVGQAGKEAEKFGHGVNNAAGQVGKEADKVIQGAHHGVTQVGSEVGRLGQGAHHAVGQAGDEAGKLGQGAHHAVGQAGDEAGKLGQGAHHAVGQAGNEAGKLNQGAHHAVGRAGNEAGKLGQGAHHAVGQAGDEAGKLGQGAHHAVGQAGDEAGKLGQGAHHAVGQAGNEAGKLGQGAHHGVNEALKEAEKFGQGVHHSAGQAGKEAEKFGQGVHQGVNEALKEAEKFGQGVHHAAGQAGKEGDKVVQRVHNRVNQAGKEVEKFGQDVHHAVEQAGKEADKVIQGVHDGVHQAGKEAEKFGQGVNYAAGQAGKEAEKLGQGVHHAAGQAGKEADRLKQNIHNGANQAGKEANQLLNGGQQGRPTSPHGGAGTTTLSSGASVNKPFINFPALWRSVTNIIP; encoded by the exons ATGCATCCTGCCATTTTGGTGAGATCCTGCTCCCTCCTACTGCTATTGGGAGCCCTGCCTGGATGGGCAGCCAACAATGACCCCATTGAGAAGGTCATTGAAGGGATAAACCGAGGGCTGAGCAATGCAGGGAGAGAGGTGGACAAAGCCCTGGAAGGCATCAATAATGGAATCACTCAAGCTGGAAGAGAAGTGGAGAAGGTTTTTAATGGACTTAGCAACATGGGGAACTATGCTGGCAAGGAGCCGGACAAGGGCATCAACAATGGCGTCGGACAAGCAGGAAAGGAAGCAGAGAAGTTTGGCCATGGGGTCAACAATGCTGCTGGACAGGTTGGGAAGGAGGCAGACAAAGTGATCCAGGGGGCCCATCATGGGGTCACCCAGGTGGGGAGTGAAGTGGGGAGGCTTGGCCAGGGGGCCCACCATGCCGTAGGGCAGGCTGGGGACGAGGCAGGGAAGCTGGGCCAGGGGGCCCACCATGCCGTAGGGCAGGCTGGGGACGAGGCAGGGAAGCTGGGCCAGGGGGCCCACCATGCCGTAGGGCAGGCTGGGAACGAGGCAGGGAAGCTGAATCAGGGGGCCCACCATGCCGTAGGGCGGGCTGGGAACGAGGCAGGGAAGCTGGGTCAGGGGGCCCACCATGCCGTAGGGCAGGCTGGGGACGAGGCAGGGAAGCTGGGCCAGGGGGCCCACCATGCCGTAGGGCAGGCTGGGGACGAGGCAGGGAAGCTGGGTCAGGGGGCCCACCATGCCGTAGGGCAGGCTGGGAACGAGGCAGGGAAGCTGGGTCAGGGGGCCCACCATGGAGTCAATGAGGCCTTGAAGGAAGCAGAGAAGTTTGGTCAGGGAGTTCACCATTCTGCTGGGCAAGCTGGGAAGGAGGCAGAGAAGTTCGGCCAGGGAGTCCACCAGGGGGTCAATGAGGCCTTGAAGGAGGCTGAGAAGTTTGGTCAGGGTGTCCACCATGCTGCAGGTCAGGCTGGGAAAGAGGGAGACAAAGTGGTCCAAAGGGTACATAACAGAGTTAACCAGGCTGGGAAGGAAGTGGAGAAGTTTGGCCAGGATGTTCACCATGCCGTTGAACAGGCCGGAAAGGAAGCAGACAAAGTGATCCAAGGGGTCCATGATGGGGTCCACCAGGCCGGGAAAGAGGCAGAGAAATTTGGCCAAGGGGTCAACTACGCTGCTGGCCAGGCCGGAAAGGAAGCGGAGAAACTTGGCCAAGGTGTCCACCATGCTGCTGGCCAGGCTGGGAAGGAGGCGGACAGGTTGAAGCAGAATATTCATAATGGGGCCAACCAAGCTGGCAAGGAGGCCAACCAGCTGCTGAAT GGCGGTCAGCAAGGCAGACCCACCAGCCCTCACGGAGGGGCTGGAACCACAACCCTGTCATCCGGA GCCTCGGTCAACAAGCCCTTCATCAACTTTCCAGCTCTGTGGAGG AGCGTCACCAACATCATCCCTTAA
- the TMEM147 gene encoding transmembrane protein 147, which produces MTLFHFGNCFALAYFPYFITYKCSGLSEYNAFWKCVQAGVTYLFVQLCKMLFLATFFPTWEGGIYDFIGEFMKASVDVADLIGLNLVMSRNAGKGEYKIMVAALGWATAELIMSRCIPLWVGARGIEFDWKYIQMSIDSNISLVHYIIASAQVWMITRYDLYHTFRPAVLLLMFLSVYKAFVMETFVHLCSLGSWTALLARAVVTGLLALSTLALYVAVVNVHS; this is translated from the exons ATGACCCTGTTCCACTTCGGGAACTGTTTCGCGCTCGCCTACTTCCCCTACTTCATCACGTATAAGTGCAGCGGCCT GTCTGAGTACAACGCCTTCTGGAAGTGCGTCCAGGCCGGGGTCACCTACCTCTTTGTGCAGCTGTGCAAG ATGCTGTTCCTCGCCACTTTCTTTCCCACTTGGGAAGGCGGCATCTATGATTTCATCGGG GAGTTCATGAAGGCCAGCGTGGACGTGGCAGACCTGATAGGCCTAAACCTTGTCATGTCCCGGAATGCCGGCAAGGGGGAATACAAGATCATGGTTGCTGCCCTGGGCTGGGCCACCGCTGAGCTCATTATGTCCCG CTGCATCCCCCTCTGGGTCGGAGCGCGAGGCATTGAGTTTGACTGGAAATACATCCAGATGAGCATCGACTCCAACATCAGTCTG GTCCACTACATCATTGCATCTGCCCAGGTTTGGATGATAACGCGCTATGATCTGTACCACACCTTCCGCCCAGCTGTCCTCCTACTGATGTTCCTTAGTGTCTACAAGGCCTTTGTCATGGA GACCTTTGTCCACCTCTGCTCCCTGGGCAGCTGGACAGCGTTGCTGGCCCGTGCGGTGGTGACGGGGCTGCTGGCCCTCAGCACTCTGGCCCTGTATGTCGCTGTCGTCAATGTGCACTCCTAG
- the GAPDHS gene encoding glyceraldehyde-3-phosphate dehydrogenase, testis-specific — protein MSKRDIVLTNVTVVQLLRQPCPVTRAPPPPEPKVEAEPEPQPEPKPTPEPVTDVRAEPPPPPPPPPKKPSAARELTVGINGFGRIGRLVLRACMEKGIKVVAVNDPFIDPEYMVYMFKYDSTHGRYKGNVECRNGRLVVDDQEISVFQCKEPKEIPWKAVGSPFVVESTGVYLSIEAASAHITAGAQRVVISAPSPDAPMFVMGVNEKEYNPGTMNIVSNASCTTNCLAPLAKVIHEQFGIVEGLMTTVHSYTATQKTVDGPSKKAWRDGRGAHQNIIPAATGAAKAVGKVIPELKGKLTGMAFRVPTPDVSVVDLTCRLARPATYSDIKNAIKAAAKGPMAGILAYTEDEVVSSDFTTDPHSSIFDAKAGIALNDNFVKLISWYDNEYGYSHRVVDLLRYMFSREK, from the exons ATGTCGAAGCGCGACATTGTCCTCACCAATGTCACCGTCGTCCAGCTGCTGCGACAGCCATGCCCGG TAACCAGAGCACCGCCCCCACCTGAGCCCAAGGTTGAGGCAGAGCCAGAACCTCAGCCTGAGCCCAAGCCCACACCGGAGCCAGTCACGGATGTACGAGCTGagccaccgccgccgccgccaccaccacctaAGAAGCCTTCTGCGGCCCGGGAGTTGACTGTTGGCATCAATGG ATTTGGACGTATTGGTCGCCTGGTGCTGCGCGCCTGCATGGAGAAGGGCATTAAGGTGGTGGCGGTGAACGACCCGTTCATTGACCCAGAATACATG GTGTACATGTTCAAGTATGACTCCACCCATGGCAGATACAAGGGGAACGTGGAGTGCAGGAACGGACGGCTGGTTGTGGATGACCAAGAGATCAGTGTTTTCCAGTG CAAGGAGCCCAAAGAAATCCCCTGGAAGGCCGTTGGGAGCCCCTTTGTGGTGGAGTCCACAGGCGTGTACCTCTCCATAGAAGCGGCTTCG GCCCACATCACGGCAGGTGCCCAGCGTGTGGTCATCAGCGCACCCTCACCGGACGCACCCATGTTCGTCATGGGTGTGAACGAAAAGGAGTATAACCCTGGCACCATGAACATCGTCAG CAATGCATCCTGTACCACCAACTGCCTGGCCCCCCTGGCCAAGGTCATCCATGAGCAATTTGGGATCGTGGAAGGACTGATG ACCACAGTCCATTCCTACACGGCCACCCAGAAGACTGTGGACGGGCCATCAAAGAAGGCCTGGCGAGACGGACGGGGTGCTCACCAGAACATCATCCCAGCTGCCACAGGGGCTGCCAAGGCCGTAGGCAAAGTCATCCCAGAGCTCAAAGG GAAGCTGACAGGAATGGCATTCCGGGTGCCCACCCCGGATGTGTCTGTCGTGGACCTGACCTGCCGCCTGGCCCGGCCTGCCACATACTCGGACATCAAGAATGCCATAAAAGCGGCGGCCAAGGGGCCCATGGCTGGCATCCTCGCCTACACCGAGGATGAG GTGGTCTCCTCGGACTTCACCACCGACCCCCACTCCTCCATCTTCGATGCCAAGGCCGGCATAGCTCTCAACGACAACTTTGTGAAGCTCATTTCCTG GTATGACAACGAGTACGGCTACAGTCACCGGGTGGTCGACCTCCTGCGCTACATGTTCAGCCGAGAGAAGTGA